A section of the Cydia amplana chromosome 15, ilCydAmpl1.1, whole genome shotgun sequence genome encodes:
- the LOC134654451 gene encoding speckle-type POZ protein-like, which translates to MSCINYSSRTEGQRKINTIIWSIPHFINLLDKTTREFRTESSDSKVELKEPRFQLKMQFLGRDNNLIEIYYLSPSPVFLKCILTICLKRYEERSVIEKDYNTVQANKWQYLTTLYKRDIINERDIILLSDGTLRLKFQFMITNDIRVDRTHIPAAQLSNDFENLLENGLFSDVIMKSVEGVEFKVHKAVLASRSTVLKAHFEHNTIECHTNVLESPLDSDALREVLTFIYTDKAPSVDENPERLLAAADYYQLSRLKSLCEEALHKKLTVENAIETLQLAGLHSASALEQLTLEFIKDGQAKLIIKTEGWAKVKSVDLIKRIYEYIVNDDVDTDIK; encoded by the coding sequence ATGTCTTGCATAAATTACTCGTCACGCACAGAAGGCCAGAGgaaaataaatactataatatGGTCAATACCTCATTTCATAAATCTCTTAGATAAGACAACTAGAGAATTCAGGACTGAAAGTTCAGACTCCAAAGTTGAATTGAAGGAGCCAAGATTTCAGTTGAAGATGCAATTTTTGGGAAGAGACAATAATTTGATTGAGATTTACTACCTGTCCCCTAGTCCTGTTTTTCTGAAATGTATCTTGACCATTTGCTTGAAACGATATGAAGAGCGCTCCGTGATCGAGAAGGACTACAACACAGTCCAGGCAAATAAATGGCAGTACTTGACAACTTTATACAAAAGAGATATTATAAACGAGCGGGACATCATACTTCTTAGTGATGGAACATTAAGACTCAAATTCCAGTTTATGATTACAAATGATATAAGAGTTGACCGAACGCATATTCCTGCAGCCCAACTAAGCAATGACTTTGAAAATTTGCTAGAGAATGGGCTATTCTCCGATGTTATCATGAAATCAGTTGAAGGGGTTGAATTTAAAGTGCATAAGGCTGTTTTGGCGAGTCGCAGCACCGTCTTAAAAGCACACTTTGAACATAATACTATAGAATGTCATACAAATGTTTTAGAATCTCCGCTTGACTCTGATGCTTTACGAGAAGTATTGACTTTTATTTATACTGATAAAGCTCCGAGTGTAGATGAAAATCCTGAAAGGTTATTGGCTGCTGCGGATTACTACCAACTTAGCAGGCTGAAGAGCCTGTGCGAGGAAGCTTTACACAAGAAATTGACTGTTGAGAATGCTATAGAAACTTTGCAGTTGGCCGGACTGCATTCTGCAAGCGCACTAGAACAACTAACTCTTGAATTCATAAAGGATGGTCAAGCGAAGCTGATTATTAAGACTGAAGGCTGGGCAAAGGTGAAATCTGTTGATCTGATTAAGAGAATCTATGAATATATTGTGAATGATGATGTTGATACtgatatcaaataa
- the LOC134654703 gene encoding probable RNA-binding protein EIF1AD: protein MSKVTKRKHVMNEALWDDFELPKENQSIVKVLKSMGNNLHQITTPTGEEYLVSMPLKFRKNIWVKRGDYILVEPILEGNKVKAEIVKIMNKDSIKYYKENNIWPKEFEDSKSDVKQNDDDLFENTNRNRIQYHSESSDNSSDSERSDEE, encoded by the exons ATGTCGAAAGTTACTAAAAGGAAACATGTGATGAATGAAGCTTTGTGGGACGATTTTGAACTTCCCAAGGAAAACCAGAGTATTgtcaaagttttaaaaagtatgGGAAATAATTTGCAtcag ATAACTACACCAACCGGAGAAGAATATTTAGTGTCTATGCCATTAAAATTCagaaaaaatatatgggtaAAAAGAGGAGACTACATACTTGTGGAACCTATTCTCGAAGGCAATAAAGTGAAGGCAGAAATAGTGAAAATAATGAACAAGGACTCtattaaatattacaaagaaaataatatatggCCTAAAGAGTTTGAAGACAGTAAAAGTGATGTCAAacaaaatgatgatgatttgtTCGAAAATACAAATAGAAATAGGATACAGTATCATAGTGAATCTAGTGATAATAGTTCAGACTCGGAGAGAAGTGATgaagaataa
- the LOC134654711 gene encoding lipase 1-like: MLITNILLLLIATSVPTNSLIPKDARLNFTELSMKYGRSAEEHRVTTEDGYILTLFRIPGKKPPVLLLHGLNDCSDTFIIRGNISLAITLANKGYDTWAGNTRGNKYARQHTKLNPDTDLTFWDHSFHEHGYYDLPAIIDYILNVTGHKTLKSIGNSEGTTDHFVLGSLRPEYNDKIQILIAMGPSAFFKHLTPPLSLLMEIGPLLDHVLRPFKIEELFREGSIDKNIFAAICNRNALICREILFQVGGHDPKRLERDFLPVLFGHFPTSGSRKGFVHYFQLGLRKRFARFDYGAADNFKRYGHTEPPDYNLTQFTMRTALFAGKNDHVCDVKDVEYLRSVLPNVVVYHLMESERWNHYDFVWGNDMPKTLYPHILELLEKF, from the coding sequence ATGTTAATTACTAATATACTGTTGCTTCTCATAGCGACCAGTGTACCAACAAATTCATTAATACCTAAAGATGCGCGTCTTAATTTTACCGAACTGAGTATGAAATACGGTCGCAGCGCAGAAGAGCATAGAGTGACCACAGAAGATGGTTACATACTCACTCTATTCCGTATACCAGGGAAAAAACCACCAGTATTATTACTGCACGGATTAAACGACTGTTCAGACACATTTATTATAAGAGGCAATATCTCTTTAGCTATTACATTAGCTAATAAAGGCTATGACACATGGGCTGGGAATACAAGAGGCAATAAATACGCACGGCAACATACCAAACTAAATCCAGACACAGACCTAACTTTCTGGGATCACAGTTTTCACGAACATGGATATTACGATTTACCTGCTATTATTGATTATATTTTAAACGTGACAGGACATAAGACTCTTAAAAGCATCGGAAATTCTGAGGGCACAACAGATCACTTCGTATTAGGATCCCTTAGACCTGAATACAACGACAAAATCCAAATCCTGATAGCGATGGGACCGTCGGCGTTTTTCAAACATTTGACGCCGCCGCTATCTTTACTTATGGAAATAGGTCCTTTATTAGATCATGTTTTACGCCCTTTTAAAATTGAAGAGTTATTCCGAGAAGGTAGTattgacaaaaatatttttgcagCAATCTGTAACCGTAACGCTCTTATTTGTCGTGAGATTTTATTTCAAGTTGGGGGACACGATCCTAAACGACTAGAACGGGACTTTTTGCCTGTATTATTTGGACATTTTCCTACATCAGGATCGAGAAAGGGTTTTGTTCATTATTTCCAACTGGGCCTGAGAAAGCGCTTTGCCAGATTCGACTATGGCGCTGCTGACAATTTTAAACGCTACGGACACACTGAACCACCTGATTACAATCTTACACAATTCACGATGAGAACAGCACTTTTTGCGGGAAAAAACGACCACGTGTGTGATGTGAAGGATGTAGAATATCTCCGAAGTGTTCTTCCTAACGTTGTGGTGTATCATTTAATGGAATCGGAAAGATGGAACCATTACGATTTCGTTTGGGGTAACGACATGCCCAAGACTTTGTATCCTCACATTTTAGAGTTGTTGgagaaattttaa